From the Butyrivibrio fibrisolvens genome, one window contains:
- a CDS encoding bifunctional homocysteine S-methyltransferase/methylenetetrahydrofolate reductase — protein MTFENYLNNRIMLADGAFGTYFASKYGTGALPECANITDPSKVIDIHSDYIKAGANLIRTNTFACNTLNLGPDMKKLGDHISAGCRLAFMASSLYSDTSDIQDSNTGIPNTGISYTDKSGSDENSDARINDTNAANQGKRQIFVAGDVGPIPFIPGQDDEKISEEYFFMVQTMYNSGIKIFLFETFAGIDNILKSLNWLKEKKENEPDLFVWVQLCSNQHGYTNEGIHVRNIIKELSAKKLVDAAGLNCGIGPASMRNIIDEIDFTGIKYVSAFPNASFPQGMLSRPIFSGNEKYFASKMEEILSLGADIVGGCCGTSPEYTSKIAELDLSTKKSHAFKGEADLSIKVREKDSSFWEGKTSKKLIAVELAPPFGADDKKLMDSANALTKYNVDAITLPDSPSGRTRADSILAGLKVNSETGIAAIPHICCRDRNVISLRSGLLGAYMNGIRNILAITGDPVPTLMRQEARSVFNFDSVGLMKVIAELNREEFYRDPITYGGALSYNRPNTHVELSRMIKKIEAGASFFLTQPVFSDEDIEKLSFFKDKMKEVNSDVKLFCGLMPLVSYKNALFIQNEMSGINVPDEVIARYKPDMSREEGEMVGVSVVRDVIAKTKDFSDGYYFSIPFNRVYLLDKILD, from the coding sequence ATGACATTTGAGAATTATTTAAATAATAGAATAATGCTCGCAGACGGAGCGTTCGGAACATACTTTGCATCAAAGTACGGGACGGGCGCTCTTCCCGAATGCGCTAATATTACTGACCCAAGCAAAGTAATCGATATACATAGCGATTACATCAAAGCCGGGGCCAATCTTATAAGGACCAATACATTTGCCTGTAATACCTTAAATCTCGGGCCTGATATGAAGAAGCTGGGCGATCATATATCAGCCGGATGCAGACTTGCATTTATGGCTTCTTCTCTGTACTCTGATACTTCTGATATACAAGATTCAAATACAGGAATACCAAATACAGGAATTTCATATACCGACAAATCTGGATCAGATGAAAACTCTGATGCACGTATTAATGATACAAATGCTGCTAATCAGGGTAAAAGACAGATCTTTGTAGCAGGAGATGTTGGACCGATTCCATTTATTCCGGGACAGGATGATGAAAAGATTTCTGAAGAGTATTTTTTCATGGTCCAGACTATGTATAACAGCGGAATTAAGATATTCCTTTTCGAAACTTTTGCTGGAATTGATAATATTCTAAAATCTCTTAACTGGCTCAAAGAAAAAAAGGAAAACGAGCCTGATCTTTTTGTATGGGTTCAACTGTGTTCAAATCAGCATGGATATACTAACGAAGGAATCCACGTTAGAAATATAATAAAAGAATTATCTGCAAAAAAGCTCGTTGATGCAGCAGGACTTAACTGCGGTATTGGACCCGCTTCCATGAGGAATATCATTGATGAGATAGACTTCACAGGTATAAAGTATGTATCAGCATTCCCTAATGCAAGCTTCCCTCAGGGTATGCTTTCAAGGCCTATCTTTTCAGGTAATGAGAAGTATTTTGCTTCCAAGATGGAAGAGATACTGTCTCTTGGAGCTGATATTGTGGGTGGGTGCTGCGGTACAAGCCCTGAGTATACATCCAAAATCGCAGAGCTGGATCTTAGTACTAAAAAGAGTCACGCCTTTAAAGGTGAAGCTGATCTTAGCATCAAGGTAAGAGAGAAAGACTCGTCATTCTGGGAAGGCAAGACTTCTAAGAAGCTCATAGCAGTAGAGCTTGCACCGCCCTTTGGGGCAGATGATAAAAAGCTCATGGACAGTGCCAATGCTCTTACCAAGTATAATGTTGATGCCATAACACTGCCTGACTCTCCATCAGGAAGAACAAGAGCAGATTCTATCCTGGCAGGACTTAAAGTAAACAGTGAGACAGGAATAGCAGCGATTCCTCATATCTGCTGTAGAGACAGGAATGTGATAAGTCTTCGAAGCGGCCTCTTGGGCGCCTATATGAATGGTATAAGAAATATACTGGCGATAACAGGAGATCCTGTTCCGACTCTTATGAGACAGGAAGCAAGAAGCGTGTTTAACTTTGACTCTGTCGGTCTTATGAAAGTAATTGCAGAGCTTAATAGGGAAGAGTTCTACCGTGATCCTATAACTTATGGCGGCGCCCTTTCTTATAACAGGCCTAACACACATGTTGAGCTGTCACGTATGATCAAGAAGATAGAAGCGGGTGCTTCCTTCTTCCTCACACAGCCTGTATTTTCTGATGAGGATATAGAGAAGCTTTCATTCTTTAAAGACAAGATGAAAGAGGTTAATTCTGACGTTAAGCTTTTTTGCGGCCTTATGCCTCTTGTAAGCTACAAGAATGCACTCTTTATCCAGAACGAAATGTCCGGTATCAATGTTCCTGATGAAGTTATTGCCAGATATAAGCCTGACATGAGCCGCGAAGAAGGCGAAATGGTAGGTGTATCTGTAGTTAGAGATGTTATCGCTAAGACCAAAGACTTCAGCGACGGATACTATTTCTCTATACCTTTTAATAGGGTTTACTTATTAGATAAAATTCTTGATTAA
- a CDS encoding DNA-deoxyinosine glycosylase: MIKHPINPVYDNNSRILVLGSFPSVKSREVMFFYGHPQNRFWKVTAAVFGESVPQTIDEKRAFLLRNHIAVWDVIASCDIDGSADSTIKNVVANDLSVILDNAPIEAIFVNGKTAEKYYKKYTEKVTNRKAICLPSTSPANAAWSVDKLVEAWSVIKTNIVREEQRDDN, translated from the coding sequence ATGATCAAACATCCAATTAATCCAGTATATGACAACAATTCAAGAATATTAGTACTAGGCAGTTTTCCGTCAGTGAAGTCCAGGGAGGTAATGTTTTTCTATGGACATCCACAGAACAGGTTTTGGAAGGTGACTGCGGCGGTATTTGGTGAGAGTGTGCCACAGACAATTGATGAGAAAAGAGCCTTTCTATTAAGAAACCATATTGCAGTGTGGGATGTGATCGCGTCATGCGATATTGATGGATCTGCTGATTCAACAATTAAGAATGTAGTAGCTAATGATCTATCTGTAATACTGGATAATGCGCCTATTGAGGCAATCTTTGTTAATGGTAAGACTGCAGAGAAATATTACAAAAAGTATACAGAGAAAGTGACTAATAGAAAAGCAATATGCCTTCCGTCTACAAGTCCGGCTAACGCAGCATGGTCCGTGGATAAACTGGTGGAGGCATGGAGCGTGATAAAGACAAACATAGTAAGGGAGGAGCAAAGAGATGATAACTAG
- a CDS encoding helix-turn-helix transcriptional regulator, translating to MRIMLGGAIKELRKRDGRTQDDLATALGITSQAVSRWEANKAYPDMEMIPAIANYFHVSIDELFGYNNDRESTLSRYIEKANKLLKPEAVPDKKQLKRHEQFLREALSEFPNEWHLQERLAMILSIIASTEKRKKNETDALKEAAKLYEQAYKNSDDVHMKELIHSSLIRVLDSLRDYQKIEEIALQSSSISSSREVVRTAMVHDSKHDQYVSEAFLTMLHQLTELLAMNFEHFAAANNPDIYLSLVMLYRSTFEDGNYGWFNSDMCMLYMHAARIYNRNKDYKKAIECLDKSYEHGVCFSEAVKEPIQRPTGASIREAVDLPSSFAHINKLTFKQYIELFSEEVISKLQSNPKYAAIFDSQ from the coding sequence ATGAGGATCATGTTAGGAGGCGCAATCAAGGAACTGCGTAAAAGAGATGGAAGAACACAGGATGATCTTGCAACTGCATTAGGTATAACAAGTCAGGCTGTATCTCGATGGGAGGCCAATAAGGCATATCCGGATATGGAGATGATCCCTGCTATAGCCAACTACTTCCATGTTTCAATCGATGAACTGTTCGGTTACAACAATGATCGTGAAAGTACTCTTTCAAGATACATCGAGAAAGCAAACAAACTATTAAAGCCAGAAGCTGTGCCTGATAAAAAACAGTTAAAAAGACATGAACAGTTTCTTCGAGAAGCATTGTCTGAATTCCCAAACGAATGGCATTTGCAGGAAAGACTGGCTATGATCCTGTCGATAATAGCCTCGACTGAAAAAAGAAAAAAGAATGAAACTGATGCGTTAAAAGAAGCTGCTAAGCTTTACGAGCAAGCTTACAAAAACAGCGACGATGTTCATATGAAAGAGCTTATTCATTCATCACTAATTCGTGTGCTAGACAGTCTCAGAGATTATCAGAAGATAGAAGAAATCGCCCTTCAAAGTTCTTCTATATCAAGTAGCCGGGAAGTGGTTCGTACAGCAATGGTACATGACAGCAAACATGATCAATATGTAAGTGAAGCTTTTCTGACAATGCTTCATCAACTAACAGAATTGCTAGCCATGAATTTTGAGCATTTTGCAGCTGCTAATAATCCGGACATCTACCTTTCGCTTGTTATGCTTTATAGGTCTACTTTTGAAGATGGTAATTATGGATGGTTTAATAGCGATATGTGTATGCTTTACATGCATGCAGCGCGCATTTATAACAGAAATAAAGATTATAAGAAGGCCATAGAATGTTTGGATAAATCCTATGAGCATGGTGTTTGCTTTTCAGAAGCCGTCAAAGAGCCTATACAAAGACCGACCGGAGCAAGCATACGTGAAGCAGTAGATCTACCTTCTTCTTTTGCTCATATCAATAAACTCACATTCAAGCAGTATATCGAGCTTTTCTCAGAAGAAGTCATTTCCAAACTGCAAAGTAATCCAAAATACGCAGCTATTTTTGATTCACAATAA
- a CDS encoding hydrolase: MITRDEAFELLKKYNKDSFHIQHALTVEAVMKWYANELGYADEAEYWGIVGLLHDIDFELYPEEHCLKAPELLKDGGVSDDIIHAVCSHGYGITVGCGVTIDVEPTREMEKVLFASDELTGLVWAAALMRPSKSTKDMELKSLKKKYKSKGFAAGCSREVIERGAAQLGWELDKLLEMTLKAMAESEDLINEEMTAVA, from the coding sequence ATGATAACTAGAGACGAGGCATTTGAACTTCTTAAAAAGTACAATAAGGATTCTTTTCATATCCAGCATGCGCTGACAGTGGAAGCTGTTATGAAATGGTACGCCAATGAACTTGGATATGCAGATGAAGCTGAGTACTGGGGAATTGTCGGACTTCTTCATGATATTGATTTTGAGCTTTATCCCGAGGAACATTGCCTTAAGGCACCAGAGCTTTTAAAAGATGGGGGAGTTAGTGATGATATCATTCATGCTGTATGTTCACACGGATATGGAATCACTGTGGGATGCGGTGTGACTATTGATGTTGAGCCAACTCGTGAGATGGAGAAGGTTCTTTTTGCGTCAGATGAACTTACAGGACTTGTATGGGCAGCTGCTCTTATGAGACCTTCGAAGAGTACTAAGGACATGGAGCTGAAATCTCTTAAGAAAAAGTATAAGAGCAAGGGATTTGCTGCAGGCTGCTCAAGAGAGGTCATTGAACGTGGCGCGGCACAACTTGGCTGGGAACTTGATAAACTTCTCGAGATGACACTTAAAGCTATGGCTGAGAGTGAGGATCTGATCAATGAAGAGATGACTGCTGTAGCATGA
- a CDS encoding L-rhamnose isomerase yields the protein MSYAEAKEIYAKYGVDTEKAISLLRNKEISINCWQGDDVVGFDNPNGGAGDGIATTGNYPGRARTFEELKADFLEAISQIPGKKRINLHACYAIYDDEHPWVDRDEQTYEHFKPWVDFAKEHNLGIDFNPTIFSHKMMVDGLSLSSPKKEVRDFWIRHAIASRRIAERIGQELNDMVLNNVWIPDGFKDIPADRLTPRLRLKDSLDQIFAEKCPHVIDTVESKFFAIGVESYTTGSNEFYMSYAATHPGVYNLLDMGHYHPSEYVSDKIPALLPFFDKIPLHVTRPVNWDSDHVVLLQDELIEVMKEVVRNDALDKVILGLDFFDASINRVAAWVIGTRATQKALLLALLQPNEELKKAQDDADYTKRLMLSEEMKSLPWSDVWAEYCKRENVPADKSWYDEIKRYEQEVLSKRA from the coding sequence ATGAGTTACGCAGAAGCAAAAGAGATTTACGCTAAATACGGCGTTGATACAGAAAAAGCAATTTCACTTCTCAGAAATAAAGAGATCAGCATTAACTGCTGGCAGGGAGATGATGTTGTCGGATTTGATAATCCAAATGGCGGAGCAGGAGACGGCATTGCAACAACAGGTAATTATCCGGGAAGAGCAAGAACATTTGAAGAGCTTAAGGCAGATTTTCTTGAAGCTATAAGCCAGATCCCTGGCAAGAAGAGAATCAATCTTCATGCCTGCTATGCAATCTATGATGACGAGCATCCATGGGTAGACCGTGATGAGCAGACATATGAGCACTTTAAGCCATGGGTTGATTTTGCCAAGGAGCATAACCTTGGAATTGACTTCAATCCTACTATTTTTTCACACAAGATGATGGTTGATGGTCTGTCACTTTCATCCCCTAAGAAAGAGGTTCGTGATTTCTGGATCCGCCATGCGATTGCATCAAGAAGGATCGCAGAGAGAATCGGTCAGGAACTTAATGACATGGTACTGAACAATGTATGGATTCCGGATGGCTTTAAGGATATTCCTGCTGACCGCCTTACACCAAGACTTCGTCTTAAAGACTCTCTTGATCAGATCTTCGCAGAGAAGTGCCCACACGTTATTGACACTGTAGAATCCAAGTTCTTCGCAATAGGTGTTGAGAGCTATACAACAGGATCTAACGAGTTCTACATGAGCTATGCAGCAACTCACCCCGGCGTATACAACCTTCTTGACATGGGACACTATCATCCAAGTGAATATGTAAGCGACAAAATTCCTGCGCTTCTTCCATTTTTTGATAAGATCCCTCTCCATGTGACAAGACCTGTTAACTGGGATTCAGACCACGTAGTTCTCCTTCAGGACGAGCTTATTGAGGTTATGAAGGAAGTTGTAAGGAATGATGCTCTTGATAAGGTAATCCTTGGCCTTGACTTCTTCGATGCGTCTATTAACAGAGTAGCAGCCTGGGTTATCGGAACACGTGCTACGCAAAAAGCCCTTCTTTTAGCCCTTCTTCAGCCAAATGAAGAGCTGAAGAAAGCTCAGGATGATGCTGACTATACTAAGCGTCTTATGCTTTCAGAAGAGATGAAGTCACTTCCATGGTCCGACGTTTGGGCAGAATACTGCAAACGAGAAAACGTCCCTGCTGATAAGTCCTGGTACGACGAGATCAAGCGCTATGAACAAGAAGTGCTTTCAAAGAGAGCATGA
- a CDS encoding phosphotransferase, translated as MSIEKSVFDKKTMQTVLLDKYGLHLKEMIHLSLGTANCYKVCCDEDDFFLKEYQSKFEIEKIQKEANLVKYLAERDFPVARFIMTKEDESCFLYEGHVIGVQEYLEGKSYLNDLPHYLLKDSAKYLGLLHLALKDYPLETELGEKWARSISVQSVIDKYGRLLKALEDYKEDANYARIKDDLEFKIELFGHIEEMKEYFKGITYTSSHGDYTACQLICDDEKVKAVIDFSSAAKLPAVWEIMRSYIQSGACPSGQSFDIDDFSLYVEEYMNYFPLSQRDLEAMPYVYLFQLSRSAYGYEEYLIDKTENRDALLQFAIWRTEICKEIYNKADNISKKLMQLSKSA; from the coding sequence ATGTCGATTGAAAAAAGTGTTTTTGATAAGAAAACGATGCAAACAGTTTTGCTTGATAAGTATGGACTACATTTAAAAGAAATGATACATCTTTCTTTGGGAACTGCTAATTGCTATAAGGTTTGCTGTGACGAAGATGATTTTTTCTTAAAAGAGTATCAGAGCAAATTTGAGATTGAAAAGATACAGAAGGAAGCGAATCTTGTAAAGTATTTGGCAGAAAGAGATTTTCCTGTTGCCAGGTTTATCATGACAAAAGAGGATGAAAGCTGTTTTTTGTATGAAGGACATGTTATAGGTGTTCAGGAGTACCTGGAAGGGAAATCTTATCTTAATGATCTTCCGCATTATCTTTTGAAGGATAGTGCAAAGTATCTGGGACTATTGCATTTGGCACTTAAGGATTATCCGCTTGAAACAGAACTTGGTGAAAAGTGGGCAAGGAGCATCTCGGTTCAGTCTGTTATTGATAAATATGGAAGATTGCTTAAGGCATTGGAAGATTATAAGGAAGATGCCAACTATGCCAGGATAAAAGATGATCTTGAGTTCAAGATAGAACTTTTTGGTCATATTGAGGAAATGAAGGAATATTTCAAGGGAATTACATATACGTCTAGCCATGGCGATTATACGGCGTGCCAGTTGATATGTGATGATGAAAAGGTGAAAGCAGTAATAGATTTCTCTTCAGCAGCAAAGCTGCCTGCAGTTTGGGAGATAATGAGATCTTACATTCAATCAGGAGCATGCCCGAGTGGACAGTCGTTTGATATAGATGATTTTTCTTTGTACGTAGAAGAGTATATGAACTATTTTCCGCTTTCACAAAGAGATCTTGAGGCAATGCCGTATGTTTACCTTTTTCAGCTTTCTCGAAGTGCATACGGATATGAAGAATACTTGATTGATAAAACCGAGAATAGGGATGCGCTTTTACAGTTTGCGATTTGGAGAACAGAAATCTGTAAGGAAATTTACAATAAAGCGGACAATATTTCCAAAAAACTGATGCAATTAAGCAAAAGTGCTTGA
- a CDS encoding AraC family transcriptional regulator — MLTYTMDVEKGSIWQRTTPSQAALSQPYVVTEAGLFYGREKFSTSRGNKESYLIFYTIEGCGQISQGGDTILLKKGEALLLNCRTPQSYGTYKEAGKWHHYWIHADGAGVKAMEPYLIPDGKLRSVHIPRSTRDIFESMLGKLPEETTESALSSGMYVHRILNRMVRSLLSENAEHGNDHKKTMEAIAEYIRLHYQEEISMQDLLKKAHMSKSYFLQLFRQYMGTTPYNFLTNYRITQARELLDLTDLPVSQIAVKVGFNDESNFSTRFSKITGQSPMQYRKSAIAQNQTS; from the coding sequence ATGTTAACTTATACAATGGATGTCGAAAAAGGAAGCATATGGCAAAGAACAACGCCCAGCCAGGCAGCTCTCTCACAGCCTTATGTTGTAACTGAAGCAGGCCTTTTCTATGGCAGGGAGAAATTCTCAACTTCAAGAGGTAACAAAGAAAGCTATCTCATCTTCTATACCATCGAAGGTTGCGGTCAGATAAGCCAGGGAGGGGATACTATCCTTCTTAAAAAAGGTGAAGCCCTTCTTCTAAACTGCAGAACACCTCAAAGCTATGGCACCTATAAAGAAGCCGGCAAGTGGCACCACTACTGGATCCATGCCGACGGTGCAGGTGTTAAGGCTATGGAGCCGTATCTTATTCCAGACGGAAAGCTTCGCAGCGTTCACATTCCAAGGTCTACAAGAGATATATTTGAAAGTATGCTGGGAAAGCTCCCTGAAGAAACCACAGAATCTGCTCTTTCAAGCGGTATGTATGTTCATAGAATACTTAACAGAATGGTCAGAAGTCTTCTTTCAGAGAATGCTGAACATGGCAATGACCATAAAAAAACAATGGAAGCCATCGCAGAATATATAAGACTCCACTATCAGGAAGAAATAAGCATGCAGGATTTGTTAAAAAAGGCCCACATGAGTAAGTCCTATTTCCTGCAGCTATTCAGACAGTATATGGGTACAACTCCCTATAACTTTCTGACCAACTACCGCATTACGCAGGCAAGAGAGCTTCTGGATCTAACAGACCTACCCGTAAGCCAGATAGCAGTTAAAGTCGGATTCAATGATGAATCCAACTTTTCCACAAGGTTTTCAAAGATTACAGGGCAGAGCCCTATGCAGTATAGAAAGAGCGCGATTGCACAGAATCAAACTTCATAG
- the fucO gene encoding lactaldehyde reductase, with product MANRIVLNTVSYHGKGAIAEIPGIAKRENFTKVFVCSDPDLVKFGVTAKVTDLLDKEGIAYELFSGIKPNPTVENVVEGVEAYKKAGADSIIAIGGGSSMDTAKAIGIIITNPEFADVRSLEGVAPTKNHAVKTIAVPTTAGTAAEVTINYVITDVQKQRKFVCVDEHDIPAYAVIDPDMMSSMPKGLTAATGMDALTHAIEGYTTKGAWELTDMFHLKAIQLIADNLRKAVENDPEGREKMALAQYIAGMGFSNVGLGIDHSMAHTLSAHYDTPHGVACAMFLPISMEYNRDYTGEKYREIARAFHVEGVDNMSQEEYRDAAIAAVRKLSKDVGIPEKNEKIKEEDLSQLADDALADACCPGNPREATKSDVLAMFRKLM from the coding sequence ATGGCAAATCGTATCGTACTTAACACAGTTTCTTATCATGGAAAAGGCGCAATTGCAGAGATTCCGGGCATTGCAAAGAGAGAAAACTTCACCAAGGTCTTCGTATGCTCAGATCCTGATCTTGTAAAGTTTGGGGTTACAGCCAAGGTTACAGATCTTCTCGATAAAGAAGGCATTGCTTATGAGCTTTTTTCCGGAATCAAACCAAACCCAACAGTAGAGAATGTTGTAGAAGGTGTTGAAGCTTATAAGAAGGCAGGCGCTGACTCTATCATAGCTATAGGCGGCGGTTCATCCATGGATACTGCCAAGGCTATCGGTATCATCATCACAAACCCTGAGTTTGCAGATGTTCGCTCGCTCGAAGGCGTAGCACCTACCAAGAACCACGCTGTAAAGACTATCGCAGTTCCTACAACAGCCGGTACTGCTGCAGAAGTTACTATCAACTACGTTATCACAGATGTTCAGAAGCAGCGTAAGTTCGTATGCGTTGATGAGCATGATATCCCTGCATATGCAGTTATAGATCCTGATATGATGAGCTCTATGCCCAAGGGACTTACAGCAGCTACAGGCATGGACGCTCTTACACATGCTATCGAAGGCTACACAACCAAGGGAGCCTGGGAGCTTACAGATATGTTCCACTTAAAGGCTATCCAGCTTATCGCTGACAACCTTAGAAAAGCTGTTGAGAATGACCCTGAAGGTCGTGAGAAGATGGCACTTGCACAGTATATCGCAGGTATGGGATTCTCTAACGTAGGTCTTGGAATCGATCATTCTATGGCACACACACTTTCTGCTCACTATGACACACCACACGGCGTAGCATGTGCTATGTTCCTGCCTATCTCTATGGAATACAACCGTGATTACACAGGCGAGAAGTACAGAGAGATCGCAAGAGCTTTCCATGTAGAGGGCGTTGACAACATGTCTCAGGAAGAGTACCGTGATGCCGCTATTGCAGCTGTTCGTAAGCTCTCCAAGGATGTAGGTATTCCGGAAAAGAATGAGAAGATCAAGGAAGAAGATCTGTCACAGCTTGCAGATGACGCACTTGCAGATGCATGCTGCCCAGGTAACCCAAGAGAAGCTACAAAGTCTGACGTACTTGCTATGTTCAGAAAACTCATGTGA
- a CDS encoding NUDIX domain-containing protein, with amino-acid sequence MVIFTRYQDKWVMCWHKYRKSFENPGGHVEEGESAMQAAKRELYEETGITDCDIIPLWDYEQPWDDGIHKNNGRVYLAIAHCLGELPESEMDKIELFDEVPENFTYDRELATKEFHIIF; translated from the coding sequence GTGGTTATATTTACAAGGTATCAGGATAAGTGGGTGATGTGCTGGCACAAGTACAGAAAGAGCTTCGAGAATCCTGGTGGTCATGTAGAAGAAGGCGAGAGTGCTATGCAGGCTGCAAAGCGCGAACTATACGAAGAGACTGGCATTACAGACTGCGATATCATTCCTTTGTGGGATTATGAACAGCCTTGGGATGATGGGATTCATAAGAATAATGGACGTGTATATCTGGCGATTGCACACTGCCTTGGAGAACTTCCTGAAAGCGAAATGGATAAAATTGAACTTTTTGATGAAGTTCCTGAAAACTTTACATACGATAGGGAACTTGCGACTAAGGAGTTTCACATAATATTTTAA
- a CDS encoding rhamnulokinase, whose translation MGLNHLAVDIGASSGRHIIGRVDNGIMKLQEVYRFENGVSEKNDHLCWDINLLYQNIIDGIRECRNQNLTPDTMGIDTWGVDFVLLDSDGEILGDTVAYRDERTDGIRQELEDKGILSFDDLYSKTGIQYQKFNTIYQLVALQKEHPEYMEQAESFLMIPDYLNYKLTGIKSNEYTNASTTALVDAKTCDWDYELIEKLGLPKKIFGKLSKPGTKLGRFTQEVRNYVGFDLDVILPATHDTGSAYLAVPARDDKAVFLSSGTWSLMGVENKESITNGESKEANFTNEGGYNNTYRYLKNIMGLWMIQSVRREIGEITGTKPSFPELIEAAKQAKDVDVVLDVDDARFLAPKSMIDEIKNACEDAGRPLTCTNEDYHYCKELLDREKYSKKLSDIDKSGKDNPDVKKSEASDTPGSLPAGTGEVMAVIYNSLSDDYRRTVKTLEKLTGNKYTSINIVGGGSQDMYLNQRTAQATGLPVFAGPTEGTALGNLIVQFICSGEYKNLQEARDAIKKSFDIKCIED comes from the coding sequence ATGGGACTAAATCACTTAGCGGTTGATATAGGCGCTTCCAGTGGCCGACACATTATCGGTAGAGTAGATAATGGCATTATGAAGCTGCAGGAAGTCTACCGATTTGAAAATGGGGTATCTGAGAAGAACGATCATCTGTGCTGGGATATAAATTTATTGTATCAAAATATTATAGATGGTATCAGAGAGTGCAGAAACCAGAATCTCACGCCGGATACCATGGGAATTGATACCTGGGGAGTTGATTTCGTGCTTCTTGACAGCGATGGGGAAATCCTTGGTGATACAGTCGCTTACAGAGACGAAAGAACAGATGGCATCAGGCAGGAGCTTGAAGATAAGGGCATCCTTTCTTTTGACGATCTGTATTCTAAAACAGGAATCCAATATCAGAAATTTAATACGATCTATCAGCTTGTGGCACTTCAAAAAGAGCATCCTGAATACATGGAGCAGGCAGAGAGCTTTCTCATGATTCCGGATTATCTTAATTATAAGCTGACAGGTATAAAGTCTAATGAATATACCAATGCTTCTACGACTGCGCTTGTGGATGCAAAGACCTGCGACTGGGACTATGAACTTATAGAAAAGCTCGGTCTTCCAAAGAAGATATTCGGTAAACTTTCAAAGCCTGGTACAAAGCTTGGAAGATTTACTCAGGAAGTCAGGAACTATGTAGGTTTTGACCTTGATGTGATACTTCCGGCTACCCACGATACAGGTTCTGCATATCTTGCTGTTCCTGCAAGGGATGACAAGGCAGTGTTCCTGTCATCAGGCACATGGTCACTTATGGGAGTTGAGAACAAAGAATCTATAACAAATGGCGAGTCTAAGGAAGCTAACTTCACCAACGAAGGTGGCTATAACAATACTTATAGATATCTTAAGAACATCATGGGACTTTGGATGATCCAGTCTGTAAGGCGGGAGATCGGTGAGATTACAGGCACAAAGCCTTCTTTCCCAGAGCTTATTGAAGCAGCTAAGCAGGCAAAAGATGTTGACGTAGTGCTTGATGTTGATGATGCAAGATTCCTTGCACCTAAGTCAATGATAGATGAAATAAAAAATGCCTGCGAAGATGCCGGAAGGCCGCTTACCTGTACCAATGAAGATTATCACTATTGTAAGGAACTCTTGGACAGAGAAAAATATAGTAAGAAATTATCAGATATAGACAAATCAGGAAAAGATAATCCTGATGTAAAAAAATCTGAAGCAAGCGATACTCCAGGTAGCCTTCCAGCAGGAACAGGCGAAGTTATGGCGGTTATCTATAATTCTCTTTCTGATGACTACAGAAGAACTGTTAAGACGCTTGAAAAACTTACTGGTAATAAATACACATCCATCAACATCGTAGGCGGCGGATCACAGGATATGTACCTGAACCAAAGAACCGCTCAGGCGACAGGACTTCCTGTGTTTGCAGGACCGACAGAAGGAACAGCTCTTGGAAACCTGATAGTGCAGTTCATATGTTCAGGAGAGTACAAGAATCTTCAGGAAGCACGAGATGCGATAAAGAAGAGCTTTGATATTAAATGTATTGAAGACTAA